In one window of Henckelia pumila isolate YLH828 chromosome 1, ASM3356847v2, whole genome shotgun sequence DNA:
- the LOC140874676 gene encoding RNA-directed DNA methylation 4 produces MAAVAQSSSLPLKNDKPVIVRVKRKAFQHRVDAFWLEINERPLKRALLDFEKLSVSESSSTREELKTTKILVHHVETVTSSENTVDVLRSFVPNLSDPWEHGGENGERRRVIKTVNKQDELLIKAKKSQEVLSRNARYEQIWRSRKGKQDSQEDEMCRLYDIVKIDVNEQAIKVKQMDTNLENHEMIAEYLPLLREVLPNAAVEIETDIHDHMSRQVSSDDYVYDFYAVTNDDNVDADSAIQYPLVQVDEDDDYYDGPDNSDYETDDSNAENNPLNDYPDEEDSEEEDDDDDDYEVTSRSSDEESEDESRTSGSESGSRASDEDENSGPVCWSDDVDQLSEDEMYSEEDVDNYSGDEWR; encoded by the exons ATGGCTGCGGTGGCGCAAAGTTCTTCACTTCCTCTGAAGAACGACAAGCCTGTCATCGTCAGGGTTAAACGGAAAGCTTTTCAACACCGCGTCGATGCTTTTT GGCTTGAAATCAACGAGAGGCCTTTAAAGCGAGCGTTGCTGGACTTTGAAAAACTATCGGTATCCGAATCTTCTTCGACTAGAG AGGAATTAAAGACTACGAAGATTCTTGTTCACCATGTAGAGACTGTAACTAGCTCGGAGAACACTGTTGATGTGCTGCGATCTTTTGTG CCTAATTTATCTGATCCATGGGAACATGGAGGAGAAAATGGAGAGAGGAGACGCGTGATAAAGACTGTTAAT AAACAAGATGAGTTGCTGATCAAAGCAAAGAAAAGTCAAGAG GTTTTGTCGAGAAATGCACGTTACGAGCAAATATGGAGAAGTAGAAAAGGAAAGCAAGATTCGCAGGAAGATGAAATGTGCCGCCTTTATGATATTGTCAAGATTGATGTTAATGAGCAGGCGATCAAGGTGAAACAGAT GGATACAAATTTGGAGAACCATGAGATGATTGCTGAATATTTGCCTCTACTTAGAGAAGTTTTGCCGAATGCTGCCGTAGAGATCGAAACTGATATTCATGATCACATGTCTAGACAAG TATCTTCAGATGATTATGTATATGATTTCTACGCTGTTACGAATGATGACAATGTGGACGCTGATTCTGCAATTCAATACCCATT GGTTCAAGTTGACGAGGACGATGACTACTATGATGGTCCAGATAATTCAGATTATGAAACTGATGATTCTAATG CGGAAAACAATCCCTTAAATGATTACCCAGACGAAGAGGACTCCGAGGaggaggatgatgatgatgatgattatgaAGTGACAAGCAGGTCTTCTGATGAGGAGTCAGAGGATGAGAGCAGAACCTCTGGGAGCGAGAGTGGAAGTCGAGCATCAGACGAGGATGAGAATTCTGGGCCTGTGTGCTGGTCAGACGATGTAGATCAGTTATCTGAAGATGAGATGTACAGTGAAGAAGATGTTGACAACTATTCTGGCGATGAATGGAGGTAG